The following coding sequences are from one Paenibacillus stellifer window:
- a CDS encoding condensation domain-containing protein, giving the protein MKEIYQTILEETQKGKIDKSSAINLLSMLKQQPHLNMDVAIIGMAAEFPQSKDIDSFWKNLTEGRDLIRELPETRRSNADDYFSTLTTEKSGMEPQYNSGAFLDSVDEFDYAPFKLTPREASLMDPNQRLFLQTAWTCLEEAGYSGNQTRGKQVGVFLGYAAIDLFDYKRYIVSLEPEAYGTAMAGNLNSVIASRISYLLDLKGPSIVIDTACSSSLVAIHTAIQSLKQGDCEMALVGGVKSVLMPLKGKEKIGIESSDSRAKSFDDSSDGTGLGEGSAAILLKPLDRALKDGDNIHAVIKGSAVNQDGASIGITAPNVLAQEQVIKRAWKNANIDPATVTYIEAHGTGTRLGDPIEVEGITRAFRSFTEQKQFCAIGSLKSNIGHLDHASGLAGLIKAVLCLQHKQLVPSLHFERPNRNISFEESPVYVVDHLSPWETPDAAPRRCGVSSFGMSGTNCHVVLEESPMHQAFAEPADPDLCHILTLSAMTDTALLALSKAYAALVENNPSLSLRDICATANTGRLSFKHRAAFLFTNKEELLQQLEEFASSDSANSGQTETGESRSLAREALDALKAFTAANRQDRSDLQIAAEAFLRGAEVDWGPLYQAGSWAKAQLPTYPFEKKRCWLAPQYDLSVISNPIKPAVAERAGFQVVLAGRADQKYTELEHKVANVWGECLGYSQMNVTDNYFDLGGDSIYAMRILNRVHEVFSTRLDLTSLLAHPTIEQFALEVGSSMEQISRQEAITKVKDQEFYPLTPTQHEVFEHSQLEGLDIVYNMPFIINVERPLTTQQTTEAFQYLIRRHAALRTIFYSHQGSLVQKILKEASLSISCKKASKMQLPALMKSFVRPFDLSQAPLLRVEQIELKPDHHLLFVDMHYIISDGNAMKTIVEELARFLDGEAVELPEWEYKDFLVWNDRNVNSDQMLESEAFWLELFKGDLPVLQIQSDYDRPDPLKYDVSEIACLLSEDTTRKLKDLASRENVTLYMLLLALWNIVLAYHSGQDDIIVGSTIVDRSFAGFDNVVGQFGNMFALRNRPHREKHFLDFLGEVRASTLQAFQHRSYPFNRLLTRLPNLKKDSSRNPLFDTIFVLQNNLDFTTRFNGISVLPFQKRHARFDLGMAANERNNCLSLGLRYYKSIYKRSTAMVLVSHYADLCRIIVDDPQIRIGNIQLKENAIYSMKLKWKLLFNPILKK; this is encoded by the coding sequence GTGAAAGAAATCTATCAAACCATCCTTGAAGAAACCCAGAAAGGAAAAATTGACAAGTCAAGCGCCATAAACCTGCTATCCATGCTGAAGCAGCAGCCGCATTTGAATATGGACGTGGCCATTATCGGTATGGCGGCTGAGTTCCCTCAATCTAAAGACATTGATTCGTTCTGGAAAAACCTTACCGAGGGACGTGACCTCATCCGGGAACTGCCGGAGACAAGACGATCTAATGCCGATGACTACTTTAGTACCCTTACAACAGAAAAGTCCGGTATGGAGCCGCAATATAATAGCGGCGCTTTCCTGGATAGCGTGGACGAATTTGATTATGCGCCATTTAAACTGACGCCCAGAGAAGCAAGTCTAATGGACCCTAACCAGCGGCTGTTTCTCCAAACCGCCTGGACCTGCCTGGAAGAAGCAGGCTACAGCGGGAATCAAACCCGCGGTAAACAGGTTGGAGTCTTCCTCGGATATGCCGCAATCGACCTTTTTGATTACAAGCGTTACATTGTCTCGCTTGAGCCCGAGGCGTACGGCACTGCAATGGCAGGCAATCTGAATTCTGTAATTGCGAGCCGCATATCGTATCTTCTCGATTTAAAGGGTCCCAGCATAGTCATTGATACTGCCTGTTCTTCTTCTCTTGTAGCAATCCATACGGCCATTCAGTCACTAAAGCAGGGTGATTGTGAAATGGCGCTGGTCGGTGGGGTGAAATCCGTGCTCATGCCCTTGAAAGGCAAGGAGAAAATCGGCATCGAATCTTCCGACAGTCGGGCCAAGAGTTTCGACGATAGCTCCGACGGAACCGGATTGGGAGAAGGATCAGCCGCCATATTGCTCAAACCTCTTGACCGCGCCCTTAAGGACGGCGATAACATTCATGCCGTTATCAAGGGCAGTGCGGTCAATCAGGATGGAGCATCCATCGGCATTACCGCACCCAATGTCCTGGCACAAGAACAGGTAATAAAGCGGGCCTGGAAGAATGCTAATATCGATCCCGCAACGGTCACTTATATCGAGGCGCACGGTACAGGTACACGTTTGGGAGATCCGATAGAGGTAGAAGGGATTACACGCGCGTTTCGTTCATTTACGGAACAGAAGCAATTTTGTGCTATTGGATCTTTGAAATCCAATATCGGTCATCTGGATCATGCGTCGGGATTGGCCGGACTCATCAAGGCTGTCCTCTGTCTACAGCATAAGCAACTTGTTCCCTCTTTGCACTTCGAGCGTCCCAATCGGAATATATCGTTTGAGGAATCTCCTGTTTATGTGGTGGACCATTTGAGCCCTTGGGAGACTCCGGACGCGGCCCCCCGTAGATGCGGTGTCAGTTCTTTTGGCATGAGCGGGACTAACTGTCATGTTGTATTGGAAGAATCGCCCATGCATCAAGCCTTTGCGGAACCCGCCGATCCCGATCTCTGTCATATACTCACCCTTTCGGCAATGACGGACACAGCGCTGTTGGCACTCTCAAAGGCTTATGCCGCTCTGGTTGAGAATAATCCTTCCCTCTCATTACGGGATATTTGTGCAACCGCAAATACCGGTCGGCTGTCATTTAAGCACCGTGCCGCCTTTCTCTTCACGAACAAGGAGGAACTGCTTCAGCAGCTTGAGGAATTTGCATCCTCTGACAGCGCCAACTCCGGTCAAACAGAGACGGGGGAGTCACGTTCCCTTGCACGGGAAGCCTTGGACGCCCTTAAGGCCTTTACCGCAGCTAACCGGCAGGATCGGAGTGATCTACAGATCGCGGCTGAGGCTTTTTTAAGAGGCGCAGAAGTAGACTGGGGGCCATTATACCAGGCGGGGAGTTGGGCCAAAGCGCAGCTTCCGACCTATCCGTTCGAGAAGAAACGATGCTGGCTGGCTCCGCAATATGATCTGTCGGTCATCTCAAATCCAATAAAACCCGCTGTAGCCGAGAGGGCAGGGTTTCAAGTTGTTTTGGCGGGTCGCGCCGATCAGAAATATACCGAGTTGGAGCATAAGGTAGCCAATGTATGGGGAGAATGCCTGGGTTATAGTCAAATGAATGTGACAGACAATTACTTCGATCTGGGCGGAGATTCCATCTATGCCATGCGGATTCTAAATCGGGTACATGAGGTCTTCTCCACGCGTCTTGATTTGACATCATTGCTTGCGCATCCCACAATTGAGCAATTTGCTCTTGAGGTTGGAAGCTCGATGGAGCAAATATCCAGACAGGAAGCCATTACGAAAGTGAAGGATCAGGAATTCTATCCTTTGACTCCTACCCAGCATGAGGTATTTGAACATTCGCAGCTGGAAGGACTTGATATTGTATACAACATGCCTTTCATCATTAATGTAGAGCGGCCTTTAACCACACAACAAACAACAGAAGCGTTTCAATACTTAATTAGGCGGCATGCCGCTTTACGGACAATCTTCTATTCGCATCAAGGCAGCCTTGTACAGAAAATTCTGAAAGAGGCATCGTTATCCATCAGCTGCAAGAAGGCGTCAAAGATGCAATTGCCGGCATTAATGAAATCCTTCGTCCGTCCATTCGATCTGTCGCAGGCGCCTCTTCTGCGTGTGGAACAAATTGAATTGAAACCGGACCATCACCTGTTGTTCGTAGATATGCATTACATCATTTCAGATGGCAATGCAATGAAGACCATCGTGGAGGAACTGGCCCGCTTCCTGGACGGGGAAGCCGTGGAACTCCCTGAATGGGAATACAAGGATTTCCTAGTCTGGAATGATCGCAACGTGAACTCTGATCAGATGCTGGAATCCGAAGCCTTCTGGCTTGAACTCTTTAAGGGGGACCTGCCCGTACTCCAGATCCAGTCGGATTATGATCGGCCGGATCCATTAAAGTATGATGTGAGCGAAATAGCCTGCCTGCTGTCGGAGGACACTACGCGGAAGCTCAAGGATCTGGCATCCAGAGAGAATGTAACTCTATATATGCTGCTTCTGGCACTCTGGAACATAGTATTGGCGTATCATAGCGGACAGGACGATATCATTGTCGGATCAACAATTGTCGATCGGTCATTTGCCGGCTTCGATAATGTCGTTGGACAGTTCGGTAATATGTTTGCTCTCAGAAACCGCCCTCATCGCGAGAAGCATTTTCTGGACTTCCTTGGCGAAGTGCGCGCCTCAACGCTGCAAGCTTTTCAGCACAGATCTTATCCGTTCAACCGGCTGCTGACCCGTCTGCCAAATCTTAAAAAAGATAGCAGCCGCAATCCACTGTTTGATACCATATTCGTTCTGCAGAACAATCTTGACTTCACGACCCGCTTCAACGGAATTTCAGTGTTGCCGTTTCAGAAAAGGCATGCTCGATTCGACCTGGGAATGGCGGCCAATGAGCGAAACAATTGTCTCAGCCTTGGCTTGCGTTATTACAAATCCATCTACAAGAGAAGCACTGCAATGGTCCTCGTCTCTCACTATGCGGATTTGTGCCGGATAATTGTAGATGATCCGCAGATCAGAATCGGAAATATTCAACTCAAGGAGAATGCAATTTACAGCATGAAACTAAAATGGAAGCTCTTATTCAACCCAATCCTAAAAAAATAA
- a CDS encoding non-ribosomal peptide synthetase: MHEDWLNAPALEPSLMKVQPYDPGAFQYEEVNTFDIAIIGLSMRMPQSENADSFWQHLTNGHDLIGPFPDLRIKDILPFLPYLHMGDGKSPSFSPGAYLHEIDKFDHEFFGISRREALLMSPSQRLFLETAAHALDDAGYGGRVLSKSKTGVYIGHNSDSMMEGYCDYSRLIAAADSSSIPAAVPGNLSPVIASRISYLLDLRGPSINIDTACSSSLVSIHMACQGIRSGDCDMAIAGSVKINLFPIEREQKLGIESSTYRARTFDNRADGTGRGEGVVAILLKPLHLALQDHDHIYSVIKGSAINQDGLSIGITAPNAIAQAEVIASAWEQAGIDPQTISYIEAHGTGTSLGDPIEIDGIQRAFAKYTNRSQFCAVGALKTNIGHLDNAAGIASFTKTVMALYHKELPPSLHLERPNHKISFEQSPVYLLDRLTAWETDNDSPRRAGISSFGLSGTNCHFVLEEAPDQSEECGYSSGMKNLLTLSSRSESSLIRTLSDYHQHLAKNPQIHLTDLCFTASVGRGHYNHRIAMVVTSYEEALQALQALQTAIASSLQSGKLAEGIYYGISTEQDSLSLAKESRDLLMQTERFAWDGDAYEELADLYARGANPDWEEWYSSRHLQPYRIPLPCYSFNKERFWIGDLLGADKSANVQLTGNPENRYTDAQYKIAQVMGEVLGRSSMDLEDDLYVLGGDSLAASQIINTLNHRYSLELDISSLLRMPKIGEFAAFVEQSQAQASAAPLDIGATAPLAGGVESGPYRASPAQERLYVLQQMNTNATHYNMPEVIEVSGYLDKERFQNSMESIIARHETLRTSFHIEEAGILQSVHPESKIQIAYENLGDSALEEHIQSFIRPFDLSDCPLLRIKLLSAGAERHFLLFDMHHIISDGTSMGVLIKEFIKLYNGQAIPDLKWQYRDYVNWFYSHSSKKQLQSQEYWRTVFDEELPLLQLPTDHARPTTKTYRGDKISFRLDESATRSIRDLAKQTHTTVFQVVLSAFAILLSRYSNQEDLVIGTPVAGRQRSEWSSNIGMFVNTLALRLRPKMAQNYRVFLEELKDCTHDAFTYQEYPFEKLVELLNVPRDTGRNPVFDVMIVHQNVSFKTIETEELELRAVPFQNPSAKVDLTLEMEELESELELRLEFALDLFQKETILRMAGHLEQILDTIPDNLDRPIGHINMILPEEERLVLHTFNQTSAPFPDAATLHKSIEEQAARTPDKAAVRFEASTLTYRELNERANQLAHALRRDFVTANPIVPLIMERSIDMPVVILAVLKAGGAYLPIDPSHPQERIRFILQDSGCTSVIVQERFAHLIPDDLVKHNLDQPTWLKESSENFAAGGGPDDLAYIIYTSGSTGNPKGVMIEHKSVLNRLAWMQRKYPLGADDVILQKTPYTFDVSVWEIFWALLEGASICYLVPGGEKNPQQIIDAVVTNDITVMHFVPSMLHVFLEYLESTNETERLTSLRQIFVSGEALTISQTERFHTLLRQRLGTQLTNLYGPTEATVDVSYYDVIPSIQQHSIPIGRPIQNTALYVLGPNDLPQPVGVPGELHISGIGLARGYLNLEELTNQKFVPNPFIPNSLMYRTGDLARWLPDGNIEYLGRIDHQVKVRGYRIELDEIQFHLLQHPAIQECIVLVREDQPGNPAICAYYLSETELTAHELKAHLEKLLPPYMIPGFFVHLKQFPVTSNGKLDRRSLPRPEKMSSPGTTYEAPGSHMEQVVAGIWQDVLKMDNIGIHDHFFEVGGNSILLVQVFNRIQQVFPGRITMTDLFAYPTIHQLVQYLEHDLTISDSNQDSPNARAELTDLIEGLNENTDLEGILDHLLKL, translated from the coding sequence ATGCATGAGGATTGGCTCAACGCTCCCGCTCTAGAGCCGAGCCTGATGAAGGTTCAGCCGTATGATCCAGGTGCCTTTCAATATGAAGAGGTTAATACATTCGACATTGCCATTATTGGTCTGTCCATGCGCATGCCCCAATCGGAGAACGCAGACTCTTTCTGGCAGCATTTAACTAACGGGCATGATTTGATCGGACCTTTTCCTGACTTGCGCATTAAGGATATTCTTCCCTTTCTTCCCTATCTTCACATGGGGGATGGCAAGTCCCCCTCTTTCTCACCTGGCGCCTATCTTCATGAGATTGACAAGTTTGATCATGAATTCTTCGGTATATCCAGGCGCGAAGCCTTGCTTATGTCGCCAAGTCAGCGGCTCTTCCTGGAGACGGCTGCCCATGCGCTGGATGATGCGGGTTATGGCGGGCGTGTTCTGTCCAAGAGCAAGACAGGTGTGTACATAGGACACAATTCAGACTCGATGATGGAGGGCTACTGCGATTATTCCCGATTGATTGCAGCTGCCGATTCTTCATCTATTCCTGCTGCTGTTCCGGGAAATCTGTCGCCTGTTATTGCAAGCCGAATTTCGTATCTGCTCGACCTTCGGGGTCCTAGCATCAATATCGATACCGCCTGTTCTTCCTCCCTTGTATCTATCCATATGGCCTGTCAGGGGATCCGGAGCGGTGATTGCGATATGGCAATTGCCGGTTCTGTCAAAATCAATCTGTTCCCCATAGAGAGGGAGCAGAAGCTTGGTATCGAGTCGTCCACATATCGAGCCCGCACATTCGACAACCGGGCGGACGGAACAGGTCGCGGAGAAGGGGTTGTTGCCATTCTCCTAAAGCCATTGCACCTTGCTCTCCAGGACCATGACCATATCTACTCGGTTATAAAAGGCAGCGCGATTAACCAGGACGGTCTGTCCATTGGTATTACCGCTCCTAACGCCATAGCTCAGGCCGAGGTCATCGCAAGCGCCTGGGAACAGGCGGGAATTGATCCACAGACCATTTCTTATATTGAAGCTCATGGAACGGGAACTTCCCTGGGAGATCCAATCGAGATTGATGGAATCCAGAGAGCGTTCGCCAAATATACGAACAGATCTCAATTTTGCGCCGTTGGGGCGCTCAAGACCAATATTGGGCATCTGGATAACGCCGCCGGAATAGCCAGCTTTACCAAGACTGTCATGGCTCTATACCATAAGGAGCTCCCTCCCAGTTTGCACCTTGAACGGCCGAACCATAAAATTTCCTTTGAGCAGTCACCGGTCTACCTTCTTGATCGTTTGACAGCTTGGGAGACTGACAACGACTCGCCTCGAAGAGCGGGCATTTCATCTTTTGGCCTAAGCGGAACGAATTGCCATTTCGTATTGGAGGAAGCGCCAGACCAGAGCGAGGAATGCGGGTATTCCAGCGGCATGAAGAATCTATTGACTCTATCCTCCCGCTCGGAGTCCTCTCTGATTCGCACCCTGTCGGATTATCATCAGCATCTGGCAAAGAACCCTCAAATTCATTTGACTGATCTCTGCTTCACCGCCAGTGTCGGCAGAGGACATTACAATCATCGCATTGCGATGGTTGTTACGAGCTATGAGGAAGCTCTTCAAGCTCTTCAAGCTCTTCAGACAGCCATTGCCTCATCATTGCAATCAGGCAAGCTGGCCGAAGGAATCTATTATGGTATATCCACTGAACAGGACTCCTTGAGCCTTGCCAAGGAATCCCGCGATCTGCTTATGCAGACAGAGCGCTTCGCCTGGGACGGCGACGCCTATGAAGAGTTGGCCGATCTTTATGCTCGCGGAGCTAATCCGGATTGGGAGGAATGGTATAGTAGCCGGCATCTGCAGCCCTATCGCATCCCGTTGCCATGCTACTCCTTCAATAAAGAGCGTTTCTGGATTGGCGATCTGCTTGGAGCAGACAAATCCGCTAACGTTCAACTCACTGGAAATCCGGAGAACCGTTATACGGATGCACAATACAAGATTGCCCAGGTCATGGGCGAGGTGCTTGGTCGCTCATCTATGGATCTGGAAGACGATCTGTATGTGCTTGGAGGCGACTCGCTGGCTGCCTCGCAAATCATTAATACATTAAATCATCGCTACTCTCTGGAGTTGGACATTTCGAGCTTGCTTAGGATGCCCAAGATCGGTGAATTTGCGGCTTTCGTAGAACAATCGCAAGCACAGGCTTCCGCCGCGCCGCTTGACATCGGGGCTACGGCGCCCCTGGCAGGCGGAGTAGAGTCCGGCCCTTATCGGGCTTCGCCCGCGCAAGAGCGGCTATATGTATTGCAACAGATGAACACGAATGCCACTCATTACAACATGCCGGAAGTGATTGAAGTAAGCGGCTATCTCGATAAGGAACGCTTTCAGAACAGCATGGAGTCAATCATCGCACGGCATGAAACTCTTCGCACATCCTTTCATATAGAAGAGGCCGGCATCCTTCAAAGTGTACATCCGGAATCCAAGATACAGATTGCTTATGAGAACCTAGGAGATTCAGCGCTGGAAGAGCATATTCAGAGCTTTATTCGCCCGTTCGATCTATCCGACTGTCCTTTGCTAAGAATCAAATTGCTCTCCGCCGGAGCGGAACGTCACTTTCTACTATTCGACATGCATCACATTATATCCGACGGAACTTCCATGGGCGTGCTGATCAAAGAATTTATCAAGCTATACAACGGGCAGGCCATTCCCGATTTGAAATGGCAATATAGGGATTACGTGAATTGGTTCTATTCACATTCCTCGAAGAAGCAGCTCCAAAGCCAGGAATACTGGAGAACGGTATTTGATGAGGAACTGCCTTTGCTCCAGCTTCCCACCGATCATGCCCGTCCGACAACCAAGACCTACCGGGGAGATAAGATTAGCTTTCGTCTGGATGAATCGGCCACCCGTTCAATCCGGGATCTTGCTAAGCAAACGCATACAACGGTCTTTCAAGTTGTGCTATCTGCCTTTGCAATTCTGTTGTCCCGATATAGCAACCAAGAGGATCTTGTAATTGGCACACCGGTCGCTGGACGGCAACGGTCGGAGTGGAGTTCTAATATCGGGATGTTCGTGAACACACTGGCGCTTCGGCTCCGCCCCAAGATGGCTCAGAATTATCGGGTGTTTTTGGAAGAGTTAAAAGATTGTACCCATGATGCTTTCACCTATCAGGAATATCCTTTTGAGAAATTGGTTGAGCTTCTGAATGTCCCGCGTGACACAGGAAGGAATCCGGTCTTCGATGTCATGATCGTCCACCAGAACGTCTCATTCAAGACAATTGAGACTGAGGAACTGGAGCTTCGGGCTGTTCCGTTTCAGAATCCAAGCGCCAAGGTTGACCTTACCCTGGAGATGGAAGAGCTGGAGTCGGAGCTGGAGCTGCGTCTGGAATTTGCGCTCGATCTGTTCCAGAAAGAAACGATACTGCGAATGGCAGGCCACTTGGAGCAAATTCTAGACACCATTCCTGACAATTTGGATCGGCCTATAGGTCATATCAACATGATATTACCGGAAGAAGAACGGCTGGTACTACATACGTTCAATCAAACTTCGGCTCCGTTTCCTGATGCTGCGACGCTGCACAAATCAATTGAAGAACAAGCGGCAAGAACGCCCGATAAAGCAGCCGTGCGCTTTGAGGCTTCCACTCTCACTTACCGGGAGCTCAATGAACGCGCCAACCAGTTGGCCCATGCGCTCCGGAGGGATTTCGTCACTGCCAACCCTATCGTACCTTTGATCATGGAACGTTCGATTGACATGCCGGTCGTCATTTTGGCTGTGCTAAAAGCGGGCGGAGCCTATCTTCCTATCGACCCTTCACATCCGCAAGAGCGTATCCGGTTTATTCTGCAAGACTCGGGCTGCACCTCTGTCATCGTTCAGGAACGTTTTGCTCATTTAATCCCCGATGACTTGGTTAAGCATAATCTCGATCAGCCAACCTGGCTGAAAGAATCGTCCGAGAATTTTGCTGCCGGCGGAGGTCCGGATGATTTGGCATATATTATTTATACTTCCGGATCAACCGGCAATCCAAAAGGAGTCATGATCGAGCATAAGTCCGTCCTGAACCGGCTGGCATGGATGCAGAGAAAGTACCCGCTGGGAGCTGATGATGTCATTTTACAAAAGACGCCTTATACTTTCGACGTTTCCGTGTGGGAAATATTCTGGGCGCTGCTTGAAGGAGCCAGCATTTGTTATCTGGTTCCCGGAGGAGAAAAGAATCCTCAGCAAATCATTGATGCCGTTGTGACGAACGACATTACCGTCATGCACTTTGTTCCATCCATGCTGCACGTGTTCCTGGAATACCTTGAAAGCACAAACGAGACGGAACGTCTGACATCGTTGCGCCAGATATTTGTCAGCGGAGAAGCATTGACAATATCCCAGACTGAGAGGTTCCATACTCTGCTACGGCAACGGTTGGGAACTCAATTGACCAATCTGTACGGGCCTACGGAAGCTACAGTGGATGTATCTTACTATGATGTAATTCCATCCATTCAGCAGCATTCTATCCCGATAGGAAGACCCATTCAGAACACGGCTCTCTACGTGCTTGGTCCGAATGATTTGCCACAGCCCGTTGGAGTCCCCGGCGAGCTTCATATATCCGGAATAGGGCTTGCCAGAGGCTATCTGAACCTTGAAGAGCTCACTAACCAGAAGTTTGTTCCCAATCCGTTCATTCCAAATAGCCTCATGTACCGGACGGGTGATCTGGCCCGCTGGCTCCCTGATGGAAATATAGAGTATTTGGGGCGCATTGATCACCAGGTAAAAGTACGCGGTTACCGGATCGAGCTTGATGAAATTCAATTTCATCTCTTGCAACATCCCGCTATACAGGAATGCATTGTTCTCGTTCGGGAAGATCAACCGGGCAATCCCGCCATATGCGCATACTATCTTTCCGAAACAGAACTGACGGCTCATGAGCTTAAGGCTCATCTGGAAAAATTATTGCCTCCTTATATGATTCCCGGCTTTTTTGTACATCTGAAACAGTTCCCAGTAACTTCTAACGGCAAGCTTGATCGCAGGTCACTTCCTAGACCAGAGAAAATGTCATCACCCGGGACGACTTACGAAGCTCCGGGCAGTCATATGGAACAAGTGGTGGCTGGCATTTGGCAGGATGTCCTGAAGATGGACAATATCGGTATCCACGACCACTTTTTTGAGGTCGGAGGGAATTCCATCTTGCTGGTTCAGGTCTTTAACCGAATCCAGCAAGTGTTCCCGGGCCGCATCACGATGACCGATTTGTTCGCTTATCCAACCATTCATCAACTGGTACAGTATCTTGAGCATGATTTGACCATTTCCGATTCCAATCAAGATTCGCCCAATGCGAGAGCCGAACTGACCGATCTTATCGAAGGCTTGAATGAGAACACCGATCTTGAAGGTATCCTCGACCATCTATTAAAACTCTAG
- the fabD gene encoding ACP S-malonyltransferase, giving the protein MSKIALLFPGQGSQYVGMGKGLIDNYAVARQTFEEASDVLGYDLPKQCLEGPDAVLTNTAQAQPAILTMSVAAYRVFRQEFGLTPSVAAGHSLGEFSALTVAEVFSFSDAVNLVRQRGLLMDEANTLGDGAMLAISQAELSSIEEACRIISDQTGLTATISCFNAPDQFTVSGNRIAIEQLNDRVTGMFPNVKTTRLNVSAAFHCSLMSSIVDRFMQVISNIPLHSPVFPVLSNVTGLPHGDADSIVHNLVRQLTEPVRWTDNMSHMLQEEQVVFMELGPKSVLRNLARKVTSRPSFAYDNTDSLESMRTELGRYTPFGLISKTLAIAVSIKNREFDTSLYEVGVIRPYQAVKSRLMQLESEGRQPEGEDIRQALDMLTSVLHTKQAPSSETLFRTEQLQEQWGQMPEVAEWVNELREIYQMRGDLLHA; this is encoded by the coding sequence ATGAGTAAAATCGCATTGTTATTTCCAGGACAAGGCTCGCAATACGTTGGAATGGGAAAGGGACTGATAGATAATTATGCCGTTGCACGGCAGACGTTTGAAGAAGCAAGCGATGTACTCGGTTACGACCTTCCGAAGCAGTGTCTCGAAGGTCCCGACGCCGTACTTACAAATACGGCCCAGGCTCAACCGGCAATACTGACCATGAGTGTCGCGGCCTACCGGGTTTTCCGGCAAGAATTCGGCTTAACTCCTTCTGTTGCAGCCGGCCATTCCTTGGGAGAGTTCTCGGCGCTTACTGTCGCGGAGGTCTTTTCCTTCTCCGATGCGGTCAACCTGGTCCGGCAACGCGGGCTTCTGATGGATGAAGCCAACACCTTGGGTGATGGCGCCATGCTGGCTATCTCGCAAGCCGAACTTTCATCAATAGAAGAAGCATGCCGTATCATCAGTGACCAAACAGGACTTACAGCAACGATCAGTTGCTTTAACGCTCCAGATCAATTCACTGTCAGTGGCAATCGAATTGCCATTGAACAGCTAAACGACCGGGTCACCGGCATGTTCCCTAATGTTAAAACAACACGCCTGAACGTTAGCGCCGCCTTTCATTGCTCCTTGATGTCATCGATCGTTGACCGGTTTATGCAAGTTATTAGCAATATCCCACTGCATTCCCCAGTCTTCCCTGTCCTCTCCAACGTGACAGGACTGCCGCACGGAGATGCTGATTCAATTGTACACAATCTGGTACGACAGCTTACCGAACCGGTCCGTTGGACAGACAACATGTCGCACATGTTGCAAGAGGAACAAGTAGTGTTCATGGAGCTCGGGCCCAAATCTGTATTGCGCAACCTGGCGAGAAAAGTAACCTCCAGACCTTCCTTTGCCTATGACAATACCGATAGCCTGGAGAGCATGAGAACAGAGCTTGGACGATATACCCCCTTCGGCCTTATCAGCAAGACCCTTGCCATTGCCGTAAGCATCAAGAACCGTGAATTCGATACTTCTCTGTATGAAGTTGGCGTCATTCGCCCCTATCAAGCCGTCAAATCAAGACTTATGCAGCTTGAATCCGAAGGAAGGCAGCCTGAAGGAGAAGATATACGGCAAGCGCTTGATATGCTAACCTCCGTGCTTCATACCAAACAAGCTCCGTCCTCCGAAACGCTATTCCGCACAGAACAGTTGCAGGAACAATGGGGGCAAATGCCTGAGGTGGCCGAGTGGGTAAATGAGCTGAGAGAAATCTACCAAATGAGAGGGGACTTATTGCATGCATGA